A segment of the Vagococcus hydrophili genome:
CCGTTTTATCTTCTAAACCAAATTGTTTAATCGCTCCGGTTGCATGCCAAATTTGAAAAATCGACTGATCTTCTCGTTTGTTTATGTCACCCAAAAAAGCAAAATAATTATCAGCTAATACTACGCGACTTGTGGACACTAACTCAATGGTTTTTCGTAAACCTTGGTAACTATTGATATTCCAGATTGGAATACCAAGTGACCTTAATTTCATCGCTTCTTTTTCTAATTGCTTCGTGTAACAAACTGCTACATCAAACTCTTTACTCAATGTTTCAATCAAGCCATGGTCATTGTTTGGAAAACTTAGTAGATAAACGACCTGCTTTTTAATTGGTTGCTTTTTAGTTCTAGCTGAAACCTGCCGAACATACTGACTATAAATCTTTTTTAATTGCTCAAGAATAATAGATTTCATTGTTTTGTTTCTGCTCTTGCGTATTTTCTAAAGCTAATTTTTCCTTCACGTGAGTTTGATTCACACTGAAAAGACTTGATGGGTTTGTGATAATTGATGTAAAGGAACGACCACTAAGTTGTAAATACCCAAACAACATCATGCTGAACAACATAACGACTAGCAAGACTTTGGTTAGTACCGACATCTTGCCAATCGCAGGACCTTTCAGTGCTGAAGCGTCATGACCTCTTTCAGATGCGATTATTTTCAAATTCTCTTCATTAAATTCTTTTTGTTCGACTTTAAATTTATCTTGATACTTTTTCTTATCTGCTGCGCTTTGCTTTTTAAACCATTCAATGAACTCTTTGTAATGAGTCACCACTTCTTTAGTGTCTCCATACTCTCTTAACTCACCGTAATGAATCCAAGCTACTTTGTCACATAATTTTTCAATTTGTTGTAGTGAATGAGACACAAAAAAGATTGTTTTTCCTTCTGATTTAAACTTCATGATTCTTTCCACACATTTTTGGTAGAATGTATCATCTCCAACAGAAAGGGCCTCATCAATAATCAAGACATCTGGATTATTGTGAACTGCAATTGAGAAACCTAAACGTGATCTCATCCCACTTGAATAATTCTTTACAGGTTGATCAATGAAATCTCCTAAGTCTGCAAAAGCCTGAATATCATCCATCATGTCATCAATTTCCTGATTCGTAAAACCACTCATCAAACATTTCAGGCGAATATTTTCTTTACCTGATAGTTGCGGTTTTAACCCAGCACCAATTGCAATAATAGACGTTTCACCATCAATTTTCATTTCACCCGTACTTTGAGGAATAATCCCTGCTAAAATATTAGATAAGGTTGATTTCCCAGAGCCATTGATACCGATTAAACCGACCGCTTCTCCTGCATAGACTTTTAGATCGATTCCTTTTAGTCCCCAAAAATGTGGGACGCTTTTTTCAGAGAATTTGAATAGTGCTTTAATTTTATCTGATTTTTTCTTATATAAATCATATTCTTTTGTAATCATCGTTAGTTCAACTTTTACATTTTCATCTTGTTTCAAAATTGTCTCATCCTATCTTTCGTTTCATTGAAACCTCATAGAGATTTTACACTAAAATTGACTTTTTTTCAAAATTACTTCAAAAGCTTACAACATTCTTAGTAGTTTATAGTAAAAAAAGCAGGAAAAAGGCGCTTTTTTAGACCTTTCTCCCGACTTTTCTAATTTACAATTGCCATCCCGTCATTCGGGAATGTTTCTGGTGATACGACACCATTTGATTCAAATTTATAACCTGGTTCATCTCTTTCATCTTTTTGATCAAGACCTAATGATAAACGCATTTTATGAGAGATATAATCAATACTGTCTTGGTGTAAACCAACCATACTAATGCTTTCTCCGTAAGGGGCATAATCAAAACTCATCCATGAAAAGGCGTGAGACTCGAATTTATAATCTTTTGTTAGACCAGATTGTGCAATAGAGAGAATTTTATTAGAAGGCATATCTGTTTTAATATGTCCGTCTAAAGCTTCTAAAATACTCTTATACTTAGCAATCGTGCCAACATCCATTGCTTTTTTAGCGATTGCTTCCACAACTTGTTGTTGTCTTTTCCCGCGTTCAATATCGTTATCCACATAACGTGTTCTTGAAAATGCTAAAGCTTGTTCTCCATTAAGTTTATGATGACCTTCTTTTAATTCCACTACTTTTTTACCTTGTGAGTTCTGTTCTGTTAAGGTAAATGGTACGTCCATCTCAATACCACCTAAGGCATCAACGATATTTTCAAAGGCTTGGAAGTCTGCTGTTGCATAGTAATTAATCGGTACCTTCACTAAATTTTCAACGGCATCTATCGTGGCATCTATTCCACCATAAGCAAAAGCAGAGTTGATTTTGTCTTTACCTTCAAAATCTTTTGACTTGATGCTTGTATAGGTGTCCCTTGGAATACTTGTGATATTCACTAACTCTTCTGTTGGGTTAATTGTTAAAAGCAGCATAGAATCTGTTCTAGCACTTCCCAATTCACGTTCGCTGTTATCATCCAATCCTAGTACTAAAATAGAAATAGGATCTTTTTGAACGTCAATCTTATCGTTTTGAACGCTTTTAGATGTTCTTGGTGTGTATGATTTATTCAGAAAATCATTGGTATCCATTAACCCTTTAACCACATAAACTAAACCACCCAAAATGGTAATAAGCATGACAATGGTTAAACTTTGCCAAACCATAGTCCATTTTTTCTTTGTTTTTTTACGTGTCGTTCTTTTAGTACTGTCTCCAGTAAGTGTACTCAGAGATGTTTCATTGGTATTTTTTCTTTTATCTTTTCTTCTTGTCAATGTCAAAACTCCTACGCTTCAAATTATTCTTTGTTAGTATAACATAGGCTATCTATCAAAAATAGAAAATCCTTGTTTTTTTAACTATCTTAAAGAATTCCTTAAAATTTTACACATTGTTTAGCCCTTAAAACTCGTGTATAATGTTGATGAATTATGAAAGTAGGTAATTAACAAATGGATTTCATTTTAAAAGTAGCTTTCCGTTTATTTTTAACAATGATCCTAGCTCTTTGTTTAACACCTTTAATAAAAAAATTAGCTTTTAAAATTGGTGCTGTTGATAAGCCAAACGCTAGAAGGATTAACAAAACGCCGATGCCAACAGCTGGTGGTTTGGCAATTTACATTGCTTTTTCCATCTCTGTTTTGTTCTTCTTTCCTGATCTGATTCCTTTTAACTATAGCTTACACTTAGTTATATCATCTGGAATTGTGGTTCTCACAGGTTTAATCGATGATATCTTTGAACTTAAACCAAAACAAAAATTAATCGGTGTCACACTTGCCGCCCTTTATGTT
Coding sequences within it:
- a CDS encoding LCP family protein, producing the protein MTRRKDKRKNTNETSLSTLTGDSTKRTTRKKTKKKWTMVWQSLTIVMLITILGGLVYVVKGLMDTNDFLNKSYTPRTSKSVQNDKIDVQKDPISILVLGLDDNSERELGSARTDSMLLLTINPTEELVNITSIPRDTYTSIKSKDFEGKDKINSAFAYGGIDATIDAVENLVKVPINYYATADFQAFENIVDALGGIEMDVPFTLTEQNSQGKKVVELKEGHHKLNGEQALAFSRTRYVDNDIERGKRQQQVVEAIAKKAMDVGTIAKYKSILEALDGHIKTDMPSNKILSIAQSGLTKDYKFESHAFSWMSFDYAPYGESISMVGLHQDSIDYISHKMRLSLGLDQKDERDEPGYKFESNGVVSPETFPNDGMAIVN
- a CDS encoding ABC transporter ATP-binding protein, which codes for MITKEYDLYKKKSDKIKALFKFSEKSVPHFWGLKGIDLKVYAGEAVGLIGINGSGKSTLSNILAGIIPQSTGEMKIDGETSIIAIGAGLKPQLSGKENIRLKCLMSGFTNQEIDDMMDDIQAFADLGDFIDQPVKNYSSGMRSRLGFSIAVHNNPDVLIIDEALSVGDDTFYQKCVERIMKFKSEGKTIFFVSHSLQQIEKLCDKVAWIHYGELREYGDTKEVVTHYKEFIEWFKKQSAADKKKYQDKFKVEQKEFNEENLKIIASERGHDASALKGPAIGKMSVLTKVLLVVMLFSMMLFGYLQLSGRSFTSIITNPSSLFSVNQTHVKEKLALENTQEQKQNNEIYYS